In Musa acuminata AAA Group cultivar baxijiao chromosome BXJ3-9, Cavendish_Baxijiao_AAA, whole genome shotgun sequence, a single genomic region encodes these proteins:
- the LOC135580734 gene encoding large ribosomal subunit protein eL24-like has protein sequence MYRKQHKKDIHAEAVKKRCRTTKKPYSRSIVGATLEVIQKKRSEKPEVRDAAREAALREIKERVKKTKDEKKAKKAELIAKSQKSTQTKGSMAKAPKAPKLGGGGGKR, from the exons ATGTACAGGAAGCAGCATAAGAAG GACATTCATGCTGAAGCTGTAAAGAAGAGATGTCGTACTACAAAGAAGCCTTATTCAAGGTCAATTGTTGGTGCTACTTTGGAAGTCATTCAGAAAAAGCGATCAGAGAAGCCTGAAGTTCGTGATGCTGCTAGAGAAGCGGCTCTGAG AGAAATCAAGGAACGGGTTAAGAAAACCAAGGATGAAAAGAAAGCTAAGAAGGCTGAGCTAATAGCTAAATCTCAGAAGAGTACTCAGACGAAAGGCAGCATGGCGAAGGCACCAAAAGCCCCTAAGCTTGGTGGCGGTGGTGGGAAGCGATGA